A genomic segment from Gracilinanus agilis isolate LMUSP501 chromosome 1, AgileGrace, whole genome shotgun sequence encodes:
- the CLDN9 gene encoding claudin-9 yields MASAGLELLGLTLVVLGWLGTLVSCALPLWKVTAFIGNSIVVAQVVWEGLWMSCVVQSTGQMQCKVYDSLLALPQDLQAARALSVIALMLALLGLLVAITGAQCTTCVEDEVAKARIVLTSGIIFLISGILVLIPVCWTAHAIIQDFYNPLVAEALKRELGASLYLGWAAAALLMLGGGLLCCTCPPPQPDRPRGPQLGYSAASRSGASGLDKRDYV; encoded by the coding sequence ATGGCTTCAGCTGGGCTGGAACTCCTGGGTCTGACTCTAGTGGTGTTGGGCTGGCTGGGGACCCTAGTATCCTGTGCCCTGCCCCTGTGGAAGGTCACAGCCTTCATTGGCAACAGCATCGTGGTGGCTCAGGTGGTGTGGGAAGGCCTATGGATGTCCTGTGTGGTCCAGAGCACCGGCCAGATGCAATGCAAAGTGTATGACTCCCTCTTGGCCTTGCCTCAGGACCTACAGGCAGCTCGGGCCCTCTCTGTCATTGCTCTCATGCTTGCTTTGCTGGGTCTGCTGGTGGCTATCACTGGAGCCCAGTGTACTACATGTGTGGAAGATGAGGTGGCCAAGGCAAGGATTGTGCTGACCTCAGGCatcatcttcctcatctctggGATCCTGGTCCTGATCCCTGTGTGCTGGACAGCCCATGCCATCATCCAAGACTTCTACAATCCTCTTGTGGCTGAAGCCCTGAAGCGGGAGTTGGGGGCTTCACTTTACCTGGGCTGGGCAGCTGCTGCCCTGCTGATGCTAGGGGGAGGACTGCTATGCTGCACCTGTCCACCACCTCAGCCTGACCGGCCCAGAGGACCCCAGCTGGGGTACTCTGCTGCGTCCAGATCAGGGGCCTCTGGCCTGGACAAACGGGATTATGTGTGA
- the LOC123230966 gene encoding claudin-6-like, producing MASAGLQVVGMVLSLLGWIATLVSCAMPMWKISAFIGSSIVVAQVIWEGLWMSCVVQSTGQMQCKVYDSMLALPSDTQAARALTVVSLLLGLVGLLVYLAGAKCTTCVEDEDAKDRLVLTSGIIFLLSGILILIPVCWTAHAIIRNFYNPLVMESQKRELGPSLYVGWAAAALFLLGGGLLCCTCPKNSSRGTGHYVARYSASAPPPGGSRGPSEYQAKNYV from the coding sequence ATGGCTTCTGCTGGCCTCCAGGTTGTGGGCATGGTCCTGTCATTGCTGGGCTGGATAGCAACCCTCGTGTCCTGTGCCATGCCCATGTGGAAAATCTCAGCCTTCATTGGCAGCAGCATCGTAGTGGCCCAGGTGATATGGGAAGGCCTGTGGATGTCCTGTGTGGTGCAGAGCACTGGCCAGATGCAGTGCAAGGTGTACGATTCCATGCTAGCCCTGCCTTCTGACACACAAGCAGCTAGAGCTCTCACGGTTGTCTCTCTGCTGCTGGGCCTGGTAGGCCTGCTGGTCTACCTTGCTGGAGCGAAGTGTACCACATGTGTAGAAGATGAGGATGCCAAAGATCGTCTTGTACTGACTTCAGGGATCATTTTCCTTCTGTCAGGAATCCTGATCTTGATCCCTGTATGCTGGACTGCTCATGCGATTATCAGAAACTTCTACAACCCCCTGGTGATGGAGTCTCAGAAACGGGAGTTGGGGCCCAGCCTGTATGTTGGCTGGGCAGCCGCAGCTCTTTTTCTGCTAGGTGGGGGGTTACTGTGCTGCACTTGTCCCAAAAATAGCTCAAGGGGCACAGGCCATTATGTGGCTCGGTATTCTGCTTCTGCCCCTCCTCCAGGGGGCTCCAGAGGTCCTTCTGAGTACCAGGCCAAGAATTACGTATAA
- the TNFRSF12A gene encoding tumor necrosis factor receptor superfamily member 12A, giving the protein MALGPLAVLLALTLPRLTWGEPASAPSPCPQGSSWSPDLDKCMDCSSCPARPYSDFCLGCTTAPPPAFPLLWPVLGGTLGLMLIIGLLSGLLVWRQCRRKEKFTTPIEETGGEGCPGTALIQ; this is encoded by the exons ATGGCTCTTGGACCGCTAGCGGTACTACTGGCGCTGACATTGCCGAGATTGACTTGGGGGGAGCCGGCCTCAG CACCCTCTCCGTGTCCCCAGGGCAGTTCTTGGAGCCCAGACCTGGACAAGTGCATGGATTGTTCCTCATGTCCAGCACGACCATACAGTGACTTCTGTCTTGGCT gcACCACAGCACCTCCACCGGCTTTTCCTCTGCTGTGGCCAGTCTTGGGGGGTACACTAGGTCTGATGCTCATTATAGGGCTCCTTTCTGGCCTTCTCGTCTGGAGACAGTGCCGAAGGAAAGAGAAGTTCACCA CCCCCATTGAAGAGACAGGTGGTGAAGGATGTCCAGGCACAGCTTTGATCCAGTAA